TCGTGCTTTCGGGCCGTATGCATGGGCTTACTGGATAATGATTTTCTGCAATGTGATCGTTCCCCAATTATACTGGTTCAGAAACATAAGAACAAGCATTCCCCTGCTTTTTGTTACATCACTGCTTGTCAATGTCGGCATGTGGTTCGAGCGTTTCGTGATAGTGGTGACCTCTCTGGCGCGCGATTTTCTTCCCTCAAGCTGGAGTTACTACCGACCGACCTTCTGGGACATTTCGACTTTTGTCGGGACTTTTGGGCTTTTCATGACACTTTTCCTGCTGTTCGTACGCTATCTTCCGATTATCGCAATGTCCGAAGTTAAGGGAGTGCTGCCCGAGGCGAATCCGCATCATCATTCCGAAGAACGGCAGCTTTCCGGAGGAGCAGAATAGTGCTGGGGATACCGAAAAAAACCGATTGTATTCTGGCCCGGTTTTCCGACCCGGCGGCTCTTCTTGAGGCGGGGCGCAAAATCCGCGAGGCCGGTTACAGGAAGTTTGACTGTCATTCGCCGTTTCCCATCCATGGCATGGATCAGGCGATGGGTTTGACACTGTCCCCGATAGGATGGATCGCCGGGCTTTGCGCTCTGGTCGGGGGCACCGGCGGGATTGCTCTTCAATGGTACGCCAGTACCATCAGTTATCCGCTGGTCATTTCAGGGAAACCGTTTTTCAGTTTTCAGGCGTATGTTCCGGTCACTTTTGCCCTGGCCGTACTGGGGGCGGCTTTCGGAAGCGTGTTCGGCATGTTTTTTCTTAACCGTCTCCCCCGGTGGCACCATCCGCTGTTTCAGTCGGAGGGATTCAGGAAATTTTCGGATGATGCCTTTTTTGTTTCCATTGAAGCCGATGATCCGCTGTATGATGCGATCAAAACCGCATATTTCCTGGAATCAATCGGCGGCATGAATCTGGAGGTTCTCAAAGACGAATGAAAACATCATGCGGAAATATTAAGATTTTTTCGGCGGCAGTCTGCGCGCTCCTTTTGGCGATGGCCGGATGCGGTCGGGGACTACCCTTTGAAAAACCGCCGTCAACTATCGACCGCGGTATGAGTAAGCAACCCAAATACAGACCGCAGGCGGAGGGGGACTTTTTCCCCGATAAATCGACTATGCGGATGCCGGTTCCGAGCACGGTGGCGCGAGAGGAATTGCGCCGGGACGACAGCTATTATCAGGGGAAGGATTCACTGGGCAATTTTGTCCGCAAGGCCCCCGTGGCTCTGACCATGCAGATTTTAAAGAGGGGAAGGGAAAGGTTTGACATTTACTGTTCGCCCTGTCACAGCCGCCTCGGTGACGGCAAGGGGATTATGATTAATCGCGGGTATCTTCCGCCCCCCAGTTATCATACCGACCGGCTGCGGCAGATAGAAAAAGGTTATATTTTTGATGTTATCAGCAACGGTATCCGCAATATGCCCGCGTACCGGCATCAGGTGCCGGTGGCCGACCGCTGGGCAATCGTACTGTACTTAAGGGCGCTGCAGAGAAGTCAGAAGGCTGGCCTGAATGATATCCCCGAAGAGTTGCGGCAGGGTATCAAGTAGAGATGAAAGCATGACAATTGACCGTGAAAATTATTTGTTGAAAAATCCGGGCGTCACGGGGATAAGAGCCCTGTTATTGGGGATTATCGGGGTGGTGACATCACTGGTCGGATATTACCTGAACCCGGAGCAATTATTTCATTCTTATCTGGTGGCTTACGAATTCTGGCTGACCATTGCACTCGGAGCGCTCTTTTTCGTGATGCTCCATCATTTGGTCGGGGCCAGATGGAGCATCGTCCTCCGACGACTGGCCGAAACGATCGCACAGGTTATTCCATTGATGGCCGTACTGTTCATCCCCGTAATTATCGGCCTGCCCTATCTATATGAATGGAGCCATAAAGAAAGTGTCGCCGCCGATGCGCTTCTCAGGTGGAAATCATCTTATCTGAATGTCGCATTTTTTATAATCCGGGCGGTTTTTTATTTTGCCGTCTGGACCTTTCTGGCGCGCCGTCTATATAAGATTTCTTTGGAGCAGGATAAGGGATTCAAGGAAGAACAGGTGCGGAAATTCAGACTGACCAGCGCCCCCGGCGTTATCATTTACGGCCTGACGGTGACTTTTGCCGCCTTTGACTGGCTGATGTCGCTTGATGCTCATTGGTACTCGACCATATTCGGGGTCTATATTTTCGGAGGCAGCGTAGTCGGCATTATCGCTGTAATAATCGTTCTGGCGGTTTATTTGCGGAAAGGCAACATCCTGAGCGATTGCATCACGATCGAGCATTATCATGATCTGGGCAAGCTTCTTTTTGCCTTCACCGTTTTCTGGGCCTATATCGCCTTTTCGCAATACTTTTTGATCTGGTATGCCAACATTCCCGAAGAGACTATCTGGTTCCGGCACCGCTGGGTCGGTTCCTGGAAGACGCTGAGTTTATTGATAGTTTTCGGACACTTTGTTGTACCGTTTTTCATTCTTATTACCCGGGGCATAAAAAGGAATCCGCGCTATCTCGGCATTATGGCTTTGTGGATGCTCCTCATGCACTGGGTTGATTTATACTGGGTGGTTTTGCCCGGTTTTCATCATGAGGGTGCCTTTATTTCCTGGATTGATTTTGCCCCGTTGCTCGGCATTGGGGGACTCTGCATCTGGTACTTCTGGCGTTTGCTTTCGTCCCAACCGCTGGTGCCGGTGGGTGATCCACGACTTGAGGACTCCATCGAATTGACCATCAATTAGGATATGAAATGACAGATTCCGACAATAAAATGACTTCTGACGACGGATACGAGAAGAAAGATATCAGTATAGGCAAGGTGATTATCACGATTGTAATTTCGGTGATATCGCTGGCAGTATTGCTCGTGCTTTTGAACAGCTATTTTACCGCTTCCACCGAAGAGCAGATATATGATGCCGTTTTAAAACCGGAGTCAGCCGCGCTGCGGGAACTTCGGGCCCGTGAGGAAGAAACCTTGAACTCCTATGGACGGCTAGATTCAGCCGCGGGAATCTATCGCATTCCGATTGACCGGGCGATGCAATTGATGGCTGATGAGGCTTTTCGGGCGACGGAGAAATCGGCCGGGGAAAAGTGAAATGATGCAGTTTAGAAAAACATATCCCGTTTCGAAATTCATACTGCTCGGCCTGTTCATGCCGGTTCTTCTCTTATCTGCTTGGGCTCCGAGTCTCGCCCAGCAGGTGCGAAACGATATTCCGGAGTTGAAACGAATAAATGTTCGGGAGCATCTGGGGGATCATATACCGCTCTATACGACTTTCACGGATGATTCCGGCCGAACCGTCACCCTTGGCGATTATTTCAATCAGGGAAAACCGGTAATACTGATCCTAGCCTATTATACTTGTCCCATGTTATGTAATCTGGTTATGAATGGGTTGAGTGACGGACTGAAACAACTCGAGCTTTTGCCGGGAAGGGATTTTCAGATAGTGACCATCAGCATTGACCCGCGCGACCCGGTTTCTCTGGCGGCGGCCAAGAGAAAGAATTATCTGGCCAGTTATGGAAAAGAGGGGATCGATGCCGGCTGGAGATTTCTGGTCGGATCGCAGGATCAGATCGCGATTCTGGCCGACTCGGTCGGTTTCGAATATTATTATGATAAAGAGACAGAGCAATATGCTCATCCGGCCGTTGTTATGGTCCTGACACCGGATGGCCGGATGTCCAGGTATCTCTATGGCATTACTTTCAGGAAGAATGATCTCAAGCTTGCCTTAGTGGAGGCATCACAGGGAAAGATCGGGACAGTCTTCGATAAGTTTCTATTGTACTGCTATCACTA
This region of Candidatus Zixiibacteriota bacterium genomic DNA includes:
- a CDS encoding cytochrome c; this encodes MKTSCGNIKIFSAAVCALLLAMAGCGRGLPFEKPPSTIDRGMSKQPKYRPQAEGDFFPDKSTMRMPVPSTVAREELRRDDSYYQGKDSLGNFVRKAPVALTMQILKRGRERFDIYCSPCHSRLGDGKGIMINRGYLPPPSYHTDRLRQIEKGYIFDVISNGIRNMPAYRHQVPVADRWAIVLYLRALQRSQKAGLNDIPEELRQGIK
- a CDS encoding DUF3341 domain-containing protein, whose translation is MLGIPKKTDCILARFSDPAALLEAGRKIREAGYRKFDCHSPFPIHGMDQAMGLTLSPIGWIAGLCALVGGTGGIALQWYASTISYPLVISGKPFFSFQAYVPVTFALAVLGAAFGSVFGMFFLNRLPRWHHPLFQSEGFRKFSDDAFFVSIEADDPLYDAIKTAYFLESIGGMNLEVLKDE
- the nrfD gene encoding polysulfide reductase NrfD, with amino-acid sequence GRHWQVYERAYLLLAALATPLVLSVHSVVSFDFAAANVRGWHSTIFPPYFVAGAIFSGFAMVVTLGIIARKIFILEDFITVNHLEKMAKIMMVTGMMVGYAYSIEFFIAWYSGNEYEIFAFINRAFGPYAWAYWIMIFCNVIVPQLYWFRNIRTSIPLLFVTSLLVNVGMWFERFVIVVTSLARDFLPSSWSYYRPTFWDISTFVGTFGLFMTLFLLFVRYLPIIAMSEVKGVLPEANPHHHSEERQLSGGAE
- a CDS encoding SCO family protein — encoded protein: MMQFRKTYPVSKFILLGLFMPVLLLSAWAPSLAQQVRNDIPELKRINVREHLGDHIPLYTTFTDDSGRTVTLGDYFNQGKPVILILAYYTCPMLCNLVMNGLSDGLKQLELLPGRDFQIVTISIDPRDPVSLAAAKRKNYLASYGKEGIDAGWRFLVGSQDQIAILADSVGFEYYYDKETEQYAHPAVVMVLTPDGRMSRYLYGITFRKNDLKLALVEASQGKIGTVFDKFLLYCYHYDPDSKGYVLFAANLMKLGGAVTLLLAAVILTVFWLKEKRRKYGQLMTLIVQVLIQRNQ